TGAGATGTAAAGTTTtagtttggaaaaaaaaatatttttaagttaaaggaagctaataaaaattaaaatactcttatttcaaatttatggtaataataataacactgTAATAAACGTTTGTgatatttaactttgttttGTAGAATGGTTTATTATATTGCGTTAttgaattaatgttaaaataataaattatgtaatgtTCGAATTCATAGGAAGCAGGGTAACTCAAAGTTAGGCATGAGCACCTTATCTTGTTATCCTCTgataaaaactttttatttttcactctttAACCTTCTATAGGCTCATGGTCTAATTGGACAATTtaatctttctaattttaaatgaaaaaatatatatacagtCCCACTAATCATTTCAGTTGTTTTCTAACACTACATTTTTGTGTGTATgtattttacaatttcattaACAACAAAACTAATTCTTACACTTTTAGAATTTTCTTCCTAGATttttattaatctaaaataaaaaacaaaattaaggaaGCTTCGGAAACTGAAGTTAAGATAAACacagaaaagaaacaaaacaacagTAACACAAAAAAGGCAAAAATTCGAAACAAGAAGAGAATAATACAGCTTCGGTTCCGAAGCTGCTCGTTACCGTTGCACCGTACCTAGAGTTTAAAATTGGCCCCGATTCAACACAGACACAATCACAATCGCATCATTCTCTGcgtttctctctctttctctgatttccaaaaaaattccaaaaatggTATCAAAGGTGAAGAGAGGACCAGTGAAGTCCATCAAGGACCTTCGTAACAACAACAGCCGTCGTTGGCGCCGGAAAACTCCCATAAAAAATGTGGTGGCGGCATCCTCTGCTGCCCTGGCTTCCATCCGCCGCCGTATTACAAAACTCTTCTCAAAGATCGCTCGCATCAGCACCACCCACAAGAAAAAAGCAACCTCTTACAAGATCCTCAAAAAGATAACAACAACAGAAGAACACGAAGAGCAACTCGATGCCATTCGCCGCACCCTGGTTTTCGACGACGCCACCGCCACACCGCTCCTCCCTCCCTCCCTCTCCGTCCGTAAAACCGTGTTCCTTGACCTTGACGAAACGCTTGTCCACTCCCACCCCTCGCCGCCGCCGGAGCACTTTGATTTCGTCGTCCGGCCGGTCATCGACGGCCAGCCCATGGACTTCTATGTCCTCAAGCGCCCCGGCGTCGACGAGTTCCTTGAGACCCTCGCCTCTAAGTATGAGGTTGTCGTTTTCACGGCGGCGCTAAGGGAGTACGCGTCCATGGTGCTGGACAGGCTGGACCGGAACCGTTTCATCTCGCACCGGCTCTACCGTGATTCGTGCCGCCACATAGACGGGAAGCTCGTGAAGGACCTTAACGAAACTGGTCGCGATCTCAAACGGGTGGTTATAGTGGATGATAACCCGAATTCCTTTTCGAACCAACCCGAGAATGCTATTCTGATTCGGCCCTTCGTGGATGATATTTTCGACCGGGAGCTTTGGAAATTGAGAAGCTTTTTTGATGGGTCTGATTGCTGTGATGACATGAGAGATGCTGTTAAGCGCTATCAGCAACGTTAGATTTCTTCTTATTATTtgcattttgttattttatttatttccttccCCATGTGAGTTGAACTGAGTGTTTGTTCAATGTCTTGTGAGAAGGGAGGGGAAATGCTGTCTATTACTAATTCTTAAGTTAACTTTAATTGAATCGTTAGTTATTGGTTCTTTCTCTGTCAGTATGTTTTCTAGTAATGGCTCCAATGGGGTTTTCTAATGAAAGGATTTGCAGCAAATGACAATCCTCTAATATAATAACCCTACAATCATGGTTGCATTTTTTGACTTCTATGAACATTTTACAACAGGGGGACTATTTCCAATTAAAATGCTCAAATGTtccaaaattgtttttaaactgCAATTCCCCTCCCTTTTCGTTTAAATTGCACAGGTTTGAGATTGATTGTATGCACTCCATCAAGACCTTAAAATCTAACCAAAATGGTTTGCTTGGAATTACCTTTCTTGCTTTGTCCAAGACTGCAAGGCCATGTTCGACGAAAATGCTATATCCAAGCTGCCACATATTATCAGGAAAGCTAACCTAGTCTCTTGTACTTACAGGTTAGCAAAACTAGCTTGCCCTACGTGTGAACAGTTTTGGCTCAAGGAAGGACATCTTAAGCCCGAAAAATGGTTTATGGATTCCTACGATATCGATCAACAGTCGAGAATGGAGTGTATGTGCGTATCTTTGTTCCTGGGATAATGCAGAACATGATATCTTTTGGTTTGGTCAACCTTTTCTAACACTTAAGTACCTAGAAgattttcttaaatgaaaaaggATCTTCCAACCTGATTACATAGGATTTCAACAATCATTGTTGCATACTCAATGATATCGTAGGGGGTGAATACAAAATTTCTCTCTAATTAACAAAgcagattaaaattaattcaatcaattttttcactgttaaattattcttcaatttaCCATTTAAAAagtttccaaaaatatatttttaaaaatttgttttacaaaatttatttttgaagtttttcaaatatcatttttcttacaaaatttatttttcaaaactttttaaagatagaaattttttaagtattaattttatgaaaattgtgagtttaagtttcaaatttattaaagataaaaatgttaaacaatATAGAAGGAAGAACTCATTTTgtaaatcttttcaaaaaattcatcaacaatgAATTACCTTGGTTGTTATAATATGTTCcgaatataatattaaaataaaaaataaactttaaatttaatttaatttcacaaactTCACAAATGAAAATTGTGTCTACTTACATATTTAATAGAGGTGGGATttccaatattttattatattgtaactgTATTTGAAGGATAAGATATTCTTCGTTTGTTTTGGATTAAGTTttgacatatttatttttgttagccTCTTATCAATGaagatattttataccatatCCATGTCTCTTACCAACTTTGTTTTTATCCTAACAAACCGGATTTGGAAGATAGGATGATTTCTTCTCAACTACACAACGGAATAAAAAACCTTAACTTTCCTTCGaagcttatttcttttgtacaTATTCGTGTTAATCTTGGCCAATATATCCAATATAGATTTCAGGCACCATATAAAAGAACAAACATAAATCTCTTTTTGGTGGTTGTCAACACTCAATTTTGTCCGGGAAAggaaataatcaaaattaaataataagagaataataattaatggtgggtaaagaaaaaaaggaaaaagaaaataataaaataatcttccttaatgcaggatacgtcactttagaatgtttttgaaatattagtttaatgtggtaataatttgaattatattgtctgacaataattacaattaatgtcTTGAATNNTTNtttggtttattttttattttacaatcaagaccatttctttccctattttgtccattgtcaattaattcNCNATTAAGNCAAGATNNNNNtaatattacaatatgtgcctataaatacacactctgTGGAAGGAAAAAAGGGGACggaaaagataaaggaaaacATGTAGAGATATTAGAGATTGAAGgagagagtatagagaaaaaatatgttctCACACATAAAGGTTTTGTGAACAACAATCACTGAGAAAGCACTAAGTGAATTccagaagctaaaaaggtatgtctacactcctattcttctccttttattatactttaaagttttcttccaaagatttNNNNNNNNNNNNNNNNNNNNNNNNNNNNNNNNNNNNNNNNNNNNNNNNNNNNNNNNNNNNNNNNNNNNNNNNNNNNNNNNNNNNNNNNNNNNNNNNNNNNNNNNNNNNNNNNNNNNNNNNNNNNNNNNNNNNNNNNNNNNNNNNNNNNNNNNNNNNNNNNNNNNNNNNNNNNNNNNNNNNNNNNNNNNNNNNNNNNNNNNNNNNNNNNNNNNNNNNNNNNNNNNNNNNNNNNNNNNNNNNNNNNNNNNNNNNNNNNNNNNNNNNNNNNNNNNNNNNNNNNNNNNNNNNNNNNNNNNNNNNNNNNNNNNNNNNNNNNNNNNNNNNNNNNNNNNNNNNNNNNNNNNNNNNNNNNNNNNNNNNNNNNNNNNNNNNNNNNNNNNNNNNNNNNNNNNNNNNNNNNNNNNNNNNNNNNNNNNNNNNNNNNNNNNNNNNNNNNNNNNNNNNNNNNNNNNNNNNNNNNNNNNNNNNNNNNNNNNNNNNNNNNNNNNNNNNNNNNNNNNNNNNNNNNNNNNNNNNNNNNNNNNNNNNNNNNNNNNNNNNNNNNNNNNNNNNNNNNNNNNNNNNNNNNNNNNNNNNNNNNNNNNNNNNNNNNNNNNNNNNNNNNNNNNNNNNNNNNNNNNNNNNNNNNNNNNNNNNNNNNNNNNNNNNNNNNNNNNNNNNNNNNNNNNNNNNNNNNNNNNNNNNNNNNNNNNNNNNNNNNNNNNNNNNNNNNNNNNNNNNNNNNNNNNNNNNNNNNNNNNNNNNNNNNNNNNNNNNNNNNNNNNNNNNNNNNNNNNNNNNNNNNNNNNNNNNNNNNNNNNNNNNNNNNNNNNNNNNNNNNNNNNNNNNNNNNNNNNNNNNNNNNNNNNNNNNNNNNNNNNNNNNNNNNNNNNNNNNNNNNNNNNNNNNNNNNNNNNNNNNNNNNNNNNNNNNNNNNNNNNNNNNNNNNNNNNNNNNNNNNNNNNNNNNNNNNNNNNNNNNNNNNNNNNNNNNNNNNNNNNNNNNNNNNNNNNNNNNNNNNNNNNNNNNNNNNNNNNNNNNNNNNNNNNNNNNNNNNNNNNNNNNNNNNNNNNNNNNNNNNNNNNNNNNNNNNNNNNNNNNNNNNNNNNNNNNNNNNNNNNNNNNNNNNNNNNNNNNNNNNNNNNNNNNNNNNNNNNNNNNNNNNNNNNNNNNNNNNNNNNNNNNNNNNNNNNNNNNNNNNNNNNNNNNNNNNNNNNNNNNNNNNNNNNNNNNNNNNNNNNNNNNNNNNNNNNNNNNNNNNNNNNNNNNNNNNNNNNNNNNNNNNNNNNNNNNNNNNNNNNNNNNNNNNNNNNNNNNNNNNNNNNNNNNNNNNNNNNNNNNNNNNNNNNNNNNNNNNNNNNNNNNNNNNNNNNNNNNNNNNNNNNNNNNNNNNNNNNNNNNNNNNNNNNNNNNNNNNNNNNNNNNNNNNNNNNNNNNNNNNNNNNNNNNNNNNNNNNNNNNNNNNNNNNNNNNNNNNNNNNNNNNNNNNNNNNNNNNNNNNNNNNNNNNNNNNNNNNNNNNNNNNNNNNNNNNNNNNNNNNNNNNNNNNNNNNNNNNNNNNNNNNNNNNNNNNNNNNNNNNNNNNNNNNNNNNNNNNNNNNNNNNNNNNNNNNNNNNNNNNNNNNNNNNNNNNNNNNNNNNNNNNNNNNNNNNNNNNNNNNNNNNNNNNNNNNNNNNNNNNNNNNNNNNNNNNNNNNNNNNNNNNNNNNNNNNNNNNNNNNNNNNNNNNNNNNNNNNNNNNNNNNNNNNNNNNNNNNNNNNNNNNNNNNNNNNNNNNNNNNNNNNNNNNNNNNNNNNNNNNNNNNNNNNNNNNNNNNNNNNNNNNNNNNNNNNNNNNNNNNNNNNNNNNNNNNNNNNNNNNNNNNNNNNNNNNNNNNNNNNNNNNNNNNNNNNNNNNNNNNNNNNNNNNNNNNNNNNNNNNNNNNNNNNNNNNNNNNNNNNNNNNNNNNNNNNNNNNNNNNNNNNNNNNNNNNNNNNNNNNNNNNNNNNNNNNNNNNNNNNNNNNNNNNNNNNNNNNNNNNNNNNNNNNNNNNNNNNNNNNNNNNNNNNNNNNNNNNNNNNNNNNNNNNNNNNNNNNNNNNNNNNNNNNNNNNNNNNNNNNNNNNNNNNNNNNNNNNNNNNNNNNNNNNNNNNNNNNNNNNNNNNNNNNNNNNNNNNNNNNNNNNNNNNNNNNNNNNNNNNNNNNNNNNNNNNNNNNNNNNNNNNNNNNNNNNNNNNNNNNNNNNNNNNNNNNNNNNNNNNNNNNNNNNNNNNNNNNNNNNNNNNNNNNNNNNNNNNNNNNNNNNNNNNNNNNNNNNNNNNNNNNNNNNNNNNNNNNNNNNNNNNNNNNNNNNNNNNNNNNNNNNNNNNNNNNNNNNNNNNNNNNNNNNNNNNNNNNNNNNNNNNNNNNNNNNNNNNNNNNNNNNNNNNNNNNNNNNNNNNNNNNNAGGAAGATCTCATGCAATTGCTCTCGTTAATTCTCATCTCTCCCAAAGGTAGAAGCAAGATTTGAAAAAGAGCATGTTTGAAGCTATTTAAGCGGCAANAGCTGGAAAGGAGCAAATTATTGTTGTGTTATAAGGACATGACCAGAGTGACTTTGGAGATGCTGGAGATGGTTGTGTAATTCcagtatttacattttatttttgctgAGGATTTGGTTCAGATGTTTAGGATGGAACTGTGTTTGAAGCAATTACTTGTTTTTGAATTTATGTTCATTGGAGGTAAAACAATTGCACTGGTCAACTCAACTTTATGACGATGAATTCAAAGATTTTACAGACTGCAATCTCTACTGTGAAGTGACTCATGGACCAGTTCCACCAAGTTTCAAGGATGGGAAGTCTGACGTTACCTCTTTAAGATTTGACAACCAACCCAATCCTGAGGTTTTACAGCTTGGAGAGGCAAACATAGNCACTCTCAAAGTGAATGAGATATTTACAATGGATGGCAGGGAAATGCATGTTAGCATTGTTTAAAGCTGCCAGAATAGGTCTTCAACATTGAGTGACCTCGTGTTTGAAGAAAAGGTGAATGAATAAACCTTCTAATATTCTCTTTAGAATTTTTCATAGTTGGCCATGCGAAAAGAGCAACAAGATCTTCATATGAGGATGAAATTTGTTCAAGGACAAAATTAGCAGAATTTATGTTCGCATAGATAATATGCTAAATAAATTGCAAATATGAGGGAGCTAGAAAGAACCTACGGACAACAACATCTGGGTTTGGCTATTTGGATTTCGAACTTGGCcgaaaattaatttcaattaagaGACCAGTTTTCATACTGGCACCAAAGAATTCAAAAAAAGAGCCCATTTTTCATCCTAGCATCCaagcccagttttcatcctggcaccaaaggatttaaagaagaagagaagaaaaacatgacaCATCATGCATCGCGAACATCCAGAACATATTCATGATTTCGTCGGAAGGAGTTCAAATGATACATCGATGAGaaagttcaaaacaaaaacaaaaggtgAGCAAGGGTATCACACGAATTTTCGCCCATACATCGGTACATCAACAAAAGTCCAGAGCTGTAAGAAGTTTAATTAAAGAAGTATCTATTTTGAGCTTGTCAAAGGCTACTTTTCATCTTGGCgccaaagcccagttttcatcctggcaTAAAGGTCCAATTTTCATCCTGACACCCAGGCTTAGTTTTCATCCTAACACCAAAGGATTTCATGATTTCGTTGGAAATCAGTTCAAACGGTACATCGGCGAGAAAATTCAACAGAGGAATAAGGGTCTCACATAAAACATGGCACAAAATGCAGAGACGACTCTAAATTAAGAACTATAAGAAGatcaatttgaaaaacaaaggaCAAGGTGATACCCCTCCACAGCGAAGTACACCTCTTGAGGAAAAATTTAAGGTGGTACCCCTCCACAgcgaagtacacctcttaagcaaaatcaaaggtgatacccctccacagtgaagtacacctcttaagcgAAATCAAAGGTGGTACCCCTCCACAGCGAAGTACACCTCTTCAGcaaaatcaaaggtgatacccctccacagtgaagtacacctcttaagcgAAATCAAAGGTGGTACCCCTCCACAAcgaagtacacctcttaagAAAATTCAAGGGTGATACCCCTCCACAACGAAGTACACCTCTCCAGCGAAGTTCATAGGGTATGACACACCCTCCACAGGTATCACAACTCTGTTGCAAAATCCACAAGGTTGCTACACTTTCTACNNNNNNNNNNNNNNNNNNNNNNNNNNNNNNNNNNNNNNNNNNNNNNNNNNNNNNNNNNNNNNNNNNNNNNNNNNNNNNNNNNNNNNNNNNNNNNNNNNNNNNNNNNNNNNNNNNNNNNNNNNNNNNNNNNNNNNNNNNNNNNNNNNNNNNNNNNNNNNNNNNNNNNNNNNNNNNNNNNNNNNNNNNNNNNNNNNNNNNNNNNNNNNNNNNNNNNNNNNNNNNNNNNNNNNNNNNNNNNNNNNNNNNNNNNNNNNNNNNNNNNNNNNNNNNNNNNNNNNNNNNNNNNNNNNNNNNNNNNNNNNNNNNNNNNNNNNNNNNNNNNNNNNNNNNNNNNNNNNNNNNNNNNNNNNNNNNNNNNNNNNNNNNNNNNNNNNNNNNNNNNNNNNNNNNNNNNNNNNNNNNNNNNNNNNNNNNNNNNNNNNNNNNNNNNNNNNNNNNNNNNNNNNNNNNNNNNNNNNNNNNNNNNNNNNNNNNNNNNNNNNNNNNNNNNNNNNNNNNNNNNNNNNNNNNNNNNNNNNNNNNNNNNNNNNNNNNNNNNNNNNNNNNNNNNNNNNNNNNNNNNNNNNNNNNNNNNNNNNNNNNNNNNNNNNNNNNNNNNNNNNNNNNNNNNNNNNNNNNNNNNNNNNNNNNNNNNNNNNNNNNNNNNNNNNNNNNNNNNNNNNNNNNNNNNNNNNNNNNNNNNNNNNNNNNNNNNNNNNNNNNNNNNNNNNNNNNNNNNNNNNNNNNNNNNNNNNNNNNNNNNNNNNNNNNNNNNNNNNNNNNNNNNNNNNNNNNNNNNNNNNNNNNNNNNNNNNNNNNNNNNNNNNNNNNNNNNNNNNNNNNNNNNNNNNNNNNNNNNNNNNNNNNNNNNNNNNNNNNNNNNNNNNNNNNNNNNNNNNNNNNNNNNNNNNNNNNNNNNNNNNNNNNNNNNNNNNNNNNNNNNNNNNNNNNNNNNNNNNNNNNNNNNNNNNNNNNNNNNNNNNNNNNNNNNNNNNNNNNNNNNNNNNNNNN
Above is a genomic segment from Vigna radiata var. radiata cultivar VC1973A chromosome 10, Vradiata_ver6, whole genome shotgun sequence containing:
- the LOC106775425 gene encoding probable C-terminal domain small phosphatase; its protein translation is MVSKVKRGPVKSIKDLRNNNSRRWRRKTPIKNVVAASSAALASIRRRITKLFSKIARISTTHKKKATSYKILKKITTTEEHEEQLDAIRRTLVFDDATATPLLPPSLSVRKTVFLDLDETLVHSHPSPPPEHFDFVVRPVIDGQPMDFYVLKRPGVDEFLETLASKYEVVVFTAALREYASMVLDRLDRNRFISHRLYRDSCRHIDGKLVKDLNETGRDLKRVVIVDDNPNSFSNQPENAILIRPFVDDIFDRELWKLRSFFDGSDCCDDMRDAVKRYQQR